GCCCCGCCCTACATCGTCAGCGTATACCTCGGCGAAGCCGTCGCGGGAATGCTGCGCGCGATAGACGAGGGCGTAGACGAGGGCGTGAGGCCGGCAAAGGGCACGCTCGACCTCGGGTTGCCGAAGCTGCCGGACATCGTGGCCTTTGACAGCGACCGCAACCGCACGAGCCCGCTCGCCTTCACGGGCAACAAATTTGAATTCCGCGCGCCCGGCGCTTCTCAGGCGATGGCGGTGCCGGTCATGGCGCTGCTCTCCGTCTGGGCCGCCGGCCTGGAAGAGTTCCTCTCGCTGTTCGAGGAACGCATAAACGGCGGCGAGGACCCCGTCGAAGCGGCGATAAAGACGATCCGCAAAGCCTCAGAGATGAACAGGGATATCCGCTTCGAGGGCGACGCATACACCGGCGGCTGGCACGCCGAGGCGGAACGCCGCGGCCTCGTCAAAGCCCACACCATCCCCGAGGGCATCGACCTCTTTATGGAACCCTCGACGCTGCAGATGCTGGAAGAGCTCGGCGTCTTCCACAAAAAAGAGATGGAAGCCTTCCATACGATCAAAATGGAGAGCTTCGTAAAAAACATCGAGATAGAGATGTCCGTGCTTCGCGATATGGTATGGGAGGGAATACTTCCCGCGATCTCAAAACAGCTCCTCCTTGAACGGGATTCCTTCGCCATCGCGGACGGCTTCGGCCTCCCTGGCTCCGACAGATGGAAGAGCCTCATCGTCAAGCTCGCCGAAGCCAAGATATCGCTGATTGAAAAAACGCGCGAACTCGCGGCGCTTCGTGAGAAGATGGCCGCGATGACGCCGCGCGAACACGCCGATGAAATTGTGAATTCCGCCGTCCCCCTCATGAAAGAGATCAGGAAGACGGCAGATTCGATAGAGATCTTCCTTTCCGGTGAAAACATGCCTTACCCAAATTACCGGGACCTCCTTTCACTTTCGGCCTAGTGCCGACCCACCCGCAGGCTCCCCAGCCCTTTTGGCCGGGGGGCCGTTTTTATTGCCTTTTAGTTATTAAAGTTCATATTAAATGAGCATTAATACCTAAATCAATAATAAGAGTAGTGTTAAAATGAATATTCAGAAAATAATATATTACGCCCTGTAAAAAGGGGCGCTTTGCTGTTTGATCCGGAAACCGAAAAAATAAGGGGGGCATTCCTAATGCTTAACAAAGAACCGGAACTGCAAAAGCAGTATGGATTGTTTATCAACGGAGAATGGCGGCCGGCAAGCGACGGCAAATACTTCAAGGCCCACTGTCCGGCCAATGGAAAGGTACTGGCCGAGTGCGCCGAGGCTACGCGGGAGGATGTCGACCTTGCCGTGACCACGGCGTGGGAAGCCTGGAAGAGCTGGAAAAATGTCGACCCGGCAAAGAGAGCCGACATCCTGCTCAAGATCGCCGACGTGATCGACGCCAACAAAGAACACCTCGCGATGGTGGAATCGCTGAACAACGGCAAACCGATCCGTGAGACGATGGCCATCGACATCCCCTTCTCCGCAGACCACTTCCGCTATTTCGCGGGAGCGGTGCGCACCGAAGAGGGCAGCGCGGCCATGCTCGACGAAAATACCATGTCGATAATCCTCCGCGAACCGATCGGCGTCGTCGGACAGATCGTGCCGTGGAACTTCCCCTTCCTCATGGCGGCCTGGAAGCTCGCGCCGGTGCTCGCCGCCGGCTGCTGCACGGTATTCAAGCCATCGAGCCTGACGCCGCTTTCCGTGCTTGAACTCGCGCGCCTCATCAGCGGCATCCTGCCGCCGGGCGTCTTCAACGTCGTCACCGGCAAAGGCTCAAAAGCCGGACAGTTCATGCTGGAGCATGAGGGATTCAGGAAACTGGCCTTCACCGGCTCGACCGACGTCGGCGGAGACGTCGCCAAGGCGGCGGCGCACCGCCTGATCCCCTCGACGCTCGAACTGGGCGGCAAATCGGCGAACATCTACTTCCCCGACTGCAAATGGGATATGGCGATGGACGGCCTGCAGCTCGGCATCCTCTTCAACCAGGGGCAGGTCTGCTGCGCCGGCTCGCGCGTATTCGTACATGAGGACATCTACGACAAATTCGTAAAAGACGCCGTCAAAGCCTTCAACAAAATCAAAGTCGGTATGCCGTGGGAGCCGAAGAGCCAGATGGGCAGCCAGATAGACAAAAACCAGGTCAAGAAGATCCAGCAGTGCGTCGACATGGGCGTCGCGGAGGGCGCGCGTGTCGCCTGCGGCGGACACCCGCTCGCCGAGGGTGAATTTGCGCACGGCGCCTTCTATGCGCCGACCCTGCTCGTCGATGTGACAAACGACATGAAAGTGGCGCAGGAGGAGATCTTCGGCCCCGTCGCCTGCGTCATAAAATTCAAGACGGAGGAAGAGGTCGTCGCGATGGCCAACGACAACGCCTACGGCCTCGGCGGAGCGGTCTGGACGCGCGACATCAACCGCGCGATAAGGGTCTGCCGCGGCATCGAGACGGGACGCATGTGGGTCAACACCTACAATTCGATCCCCGCGGGCGCGCCCTTCGGCGGCTATAAGGCGAGCGGGATCGGACGCGAGACACACAAGGTGATCCTCGAACACTACACCCAGATGAAAAACATCATGATAAACCTCAGCGAAGCCCCGAGCGGCTTCTATCCGAAAGGATAAAAGAGCGGGACCGGAAAGCTCCGCCGGCCGTTAAGGCCGGCGGAACTTTTTTTGACCTTGAAACAGAGAAAAAGTTCTATAATAACCACCATAAAGCAAGAACATCAAAGCAAAAAGCGGGCTGGTGGAATCAATGTTTCTCACAGAGAAAGCGGCCTCCATGTCGGGGACGGTCTTTGCCTCACTAAAACACCGGGATTTCCGGATATTCTGGATCGGACAGTGCGTCTCGCTGATGGGCACCTGGATGCAGCGCACGGCGCTCGTATGGCTCGTCTACACGATCACGAACTCTCCGTTCAAAGTGGGGCTTGTCGGCGTGGCGCAGTATCTTCCGATATTACTGTTCACTCTCTTTTCCGGCGCGATCGTCGACCGTTTTTCAAAGCGCAGGCTGCTCATCGTAACACAGTCCCTGCTGATGCTACAGGCGCTCGCTCTCGCGCTGCTTACGTTTTTTCACTGCGAACAGTACTGGCTGCTGCTGTTGCTCTGCACGGCGCTGGGGCTCACGACGACCGTCGACATGCCGGCGCGCCTGTCGTTTTTCATGGACCTCGTCGGCAAGGAAGACATAATGAACGCCGTGTCGCTGAACTCGACGATAGTGAACCTGGCGCGCATAATCGGGCCGGCCGCCGCGGGAATAGTCATGGAGCTTGGCGGAGCCTCCGTCTGCTTTTTTATAAACGCGGTCAGCTTTCTCGCCGTCATTTTCAGCCTTACCCGGATCAAGACCGTTGAAAAGCCCTCCTTCCCCCGGACGCAGAACGTCGTTGCGGATGTGAAAGAGGGGCTCGATTACATCCGCGGCAGCGAGACGCTCGTCATAAACGTTATTTTTCTGGCGGTTTTATGCACCTTCGCGATGAACAGCGACGTCATCATCCCGGTCTTCGCCCGTACCGTGCTCGGAATGGGCGCAGGGGCCTATACGAGGCTCCTTTCCGCGGTCGGGCTCGGCTCGCTTATCGGTGCGGTCGTTATGGCCGGCCTCGCAAGATACGGCGTCAGAAAGTGGTTCCTTCCCGCCGCCGCGGCCGGCGAAACGATCATTCTTATCGCGATGGGCCTCTGCCGCAGCTACGGCCTTGTGCTCGTAATGGTAACGCTACTCGGGATACTGAACCTCATGTTCCTGAACAGCGGAAACTCGATCTTCCAGCTCTACGCGCCCGAGAAATACCGCGGCCGCGTCATGAGCGTCTATGCGCTTATAACGGTCGGCTCCACAACGTTCGGGAACTTTTACGCGGGCGTCGTCATGCAGGCGTTCGGCGGCTGGGCCGGCTGGCCCTTCTGCGGCATAGCGGCGGGGCTGTCGCTGTGGCTGCTTTTAAGGAAGAAGCGCGCGGTGCTGGAAAGCTGGTTCAAGCAGTCGGCATAGCGGGCTCACGGCCGCCGCCGAATATACGCGCCGCATTCCCGCCGAGCAGCTTTTCTTTATCTCCCTCCGAAAGCCTGGTTTCGCCTATAAGCTTCTCATAACGCGGAAATTTCAGGATCGGCCAGTCCGAGCCGAACATTATCTTATCGCCGGCTCCGGCTGCGAAGATCGCGTCTATTATCTGCGGCTCATAGAGCCACGGCCACGCCGCCGTGTCATAGCTCGCGTTCGCAAGCAGCAGCCGCATCTCCGGCATCGCCTCGAAGGCCCAGAGGCCGCCGCCGAAGTGCGCGAACGTCACCTTCACCATCGGAAAATTCCGGCAGAAAGCGGCCGCTTCGCGCGCGCCGTACGCGCCCTTGCCCGCATACTGGTGCCCCGCCTGCTCCGCCGTGTGTATCATAAGAGGCTTGCCGCGCTCGAGGCAGACGCCGCATATTCCGCGCAGCGCCGCCGCGTCCTGCAGGTCGAAGCCTTGGCCGTCGGGAAAAAGCTCGCCCAGCCCGGCGGCTCCGGCGTCAAAGGCGCGCTCGGCCTCCCCGGCCGCTCCTGGGCGAAGCGGCGAGACGACGGCAAGCGGAACGATGCGCCCCGGAAAGCGTTTCGCCGCCTCCAGCACATAGTCGTTCATCTCGCGGCAGAGCCCCTGGTCGCGAAAGGCGAAGGTCGTGGCGCGCGACTGCGTGATCCCGGCCTCGTCCATCGCCGCGACAAGCTCCTCCGCCGTGCCCCATTTCTGCACCTTCGACGAGGTCAGCAGCTCAAACCACGGTTCGCGCGCGGCGATCCTGTCGCGCTCTTTTTTGAGAAATTCGGGATATATGTGTACGTGCGCATCGATTATCTTCATCGCAAACAACCTCATATTAATAATAATTCACGGACTGAAACTTCGCACATCAATAATACAGCTCTAACTGTGAAAATCCAATATCAGGCCAATCTAAAATAGCGTCAGAAATATAAACCAAGGCAAACTTGCATTGTTTGTGGAAGAGAAAAAATAAACTTATCCCTCTTTTTCAATGATGGCCGAGATAAGTTCATTTTTTCTATATTTTCGTATGTTATCCTGTTCGTGGCATGAGTATCTCCTGCGGCTTTGTTTTTGTCGATAAAATCATAGCAGAAAGGGGCCCCTGCCGCTTATTTCTGGCCTGGAAATATTAGTTTTTCAAGGTTCGATCTGCATTATTATTGATATACAAAGTTTCAGTTAAAAAGTTCAGCGGGTGAATTTCTTCCTGAAGCGGATAAATAGAAGATACGGCCATTCGTTAATATATAAATTCTTCCGGCGGGAGAAACGTATTGATACGGCTTCTCCATATACGTACTTGAAGTATGATATCCTTATACAAAGACATTATTCAAAAGAGGGGGCAGGGGCGATGGCGGAAAAGATAAGGCAGATGTCCGATTCGATGCGGGTGGCGCTGCTGCTCGCGCTCGCCGGGGGCTTTCTCGACGCCTACACGTTTGTGACGCGGGGGCGGGTATTCGCAAACGCGCAGACCGGCAACATCGTCCTCTTCGGGATAAATCTGTTCGAGGGAAATTTCATTGGGGCAAAGGATTACCTGGTGCCGGTCTTCGCCTTTTTCGTCGGTATCATCATCGCGGAGATGATAAAGAGCCGCTTTCGCGAAAATACCGCCCTGCACTGGCGGCAGATCGTCGTCCTGATCGAGTTTGCCGTGCTCGTAGCGGCCGCCTTTATGCCGCAGTCCTGCAATACCGCTGTGAACGCCCTCATCTCCTTCGTCTGCTCGCTGCAGGTGGAGAGCTTCAGAAAGGTCAAGGGCAACCCCTTCGCCACGACGATGTGTACGGGGAATCTGCGCAGC
The window above is part of the Cloacibacillus evryensis DSM 19522 genome. Proteins encoded here:
- a CDS encoding YoaK family protein is translated as MAEKIRQMSDSMRVALLLALAGGFLDAYTFVTRGRVFANAQTGNIVLFGINLFEGNFIGAKDYLVPVFAFFVGIIIAEMIKSRFRENTALHWRQIVVLIEFAVLVAAAFMPQSCNTAVNALISFVCSLQVESFRKVKGNPFATTMCTGNLRSATEHLYNYHKNRDRAALENSGRYFLVIALFTAGAGAGALASKLFHLRAVLFAAALLLTAAIIMAKTPASPRA
- a CDS encoding MFS transporter, translating into MFLTEKAASMSGTVFASLKHRDFRIFWIGQCVSLMGTWMQRTALVWLVYTITNSPFKVGLVGVAQYLPILLFTLFSGAIVDRFSKRRLLIVTQSLLMLQALALALLTFFHCEQYWLLLLLCTALGLTTTVDMPARLSFFMDLVGKEDIMNAVSLNSTIVNLARIIGPAAAGIVMELGGASVCFFINAVSFLAVIFSLTRIKTVEKPSFPRTQNVVADVKEGLDYIRGSETLVINVIFLAVLCTFAMNSDVIIPVFARTVLGMGAGAYTRLLSAVGLGSLIGAVVMAGLARYGVRKWFLPAAAAGETIILIAMGLCRSYGLVLVMVTLLGILNLMFLNSGNSIFQLYAPEKYRGRVMSVYALITVGSTTFGNFYAGVVMQAFGGWAGWPFCGIAAGLSLWLLLRKKRAVLESWFKQSA
- a CDS encoding amidohydrolase family protein — protein: MKIIDAHVHIYPEFLKKERDRIAAREPWFELLTSSKVQKWGTAEELVAAMDEAGITQSRATTFAFRDQGLCREMNDYVLEAAKRFPGRIVPLAVVSPLRPGAAGEAERAFDAGAAGLGELFPDGQGFDLQDAAALRGICGVCLERGKPLMIHTAEQAGHQYAGKGAYGAREAAAFCRNFPMVKVTFAHFGGGLWAFEAMPEMRLLLANASYDTAAWPWLYEPQIIDAIFAAGAGDKIMFGSDWPILKFPRYEKLIGETRLSEGDKEKLLGGNAARIFGGGREPAMPTA
- a CDS encoding aldehyde dehydrogenase family protein translates to MLNKEPELQKQYGLFINGEWRPASDGKYFKAHCPANGKVLAECAEATREDVDLAVTTAWEAWKSWKNVDPAKRADILLKIADVIDANKEHLAMVESLNNGKPIRETMAIDIPFSADHFRYFAGAVRTEEGSAAMLDENTMSIILREPIGVVGQIVPWNFPFLMAAWKLAPVLAAGCCTVFKPSSLTPLSVLELARLISGILPPGVFNVVTGKGSKAGQFMLEHEGFRKLAFTGSTDVGGDVAKAAAHRLIPSTLELGGKSANIYFPDCKWDMAMDGLQLGILFNQGQVCCAGSRVFVHEDIYDKFVKDAVKAFNKIKVGMPWEPKSQMGSQIDKNQVKKIQQCVDMGVAEGARVACGGHPLAEGEFAHGAFYAPTLLVDVTNDMKVAQEEIFGPVACVIKFKTEEEVVAMANDNAYGLGGAVWTRDINRAIRVCRGIETGRMWVNTYNSIPAGAPFGGYKASGIGRETHKVILEHYTQMKNIMINLSEAPSGFYPKG